From one Oxyura jamaicensis isolate SHBP4307 breed ruddy duck chromosome 15, BPBGC_Ojam_1.0, whole genome shotgun sequence genomic stretch:
- the LOC118174881 gene encoding uncharacterized protein LOC118174881 isoform X8, with amino-acid sequence MSTLSLRGLRSAELRCGSPEGTSKHQHRGALALTHPQRQGTGAPSRACDTSPNASDISRMAGTEAAAGPSCRCSPHSKVLSFVSCPGGVTQPQWQRGRLAAVLSHKLVSLRRALRRSQERTPELGAGARGTRREGERGSRGSQRGCDGGTGQARRATLALRDEKLELQERLHELQNRTRSLLRQRLEALERLRVLLREEEVAELRQLQEATEKRWSQRLRLHSVASPSPSTAPGLRQHGPGSLGLLQHVQRCLQELQVDKTRRLGSLEHPEVLRGELSTAASKEEWGQPGTRDSPSTAASPKQERFLVPGAPRPSRSSRRKHDCRRSPLL; translated from the exons ATGAGCACGCTGAGCCTTCGAGGGCTGCGCAGCGCGGAGCTGAGGTGCGGGAGTCCGGAGGGGACGTCGAAGCACCAACACCGGGGTGCTCTGGCCCTGACCCACCCGCAGCGCCAGGGCACTGGGGCACCCAGCAGAGCCTGCGACACCTCTCCCAATGCCTCTGACATCTCCAGGATGGCCG GTACCGAGGCAGCAGCGGGACCCTCCTGCAGATGCAGCCCCCACTCCAAGGTGCTGAGCTTCGTGTCCTGCCCAGGCGGGGTGACCCAGCCCCAGTGGCAGCGCGGGAGGCTGGCAGCCGTCCTGTCCCACAAG CTGGTGTCACTGCGCCGGGCCCTGCGGAGGAGCCAGGAGAGGACaccagagctgggagctggtgctCGGGGGACCCggagagaaggggagagaggcag CAGGGGCTCTCAGAGAGGCTGTGatgggggcacggggcaggcaCGAAGGGCAACGTTGGCTCTGCGAGACGAGAaactggagctgcaggag aGGCTCCATGAGCTGCAGAATCGAACCCGCTCCCTCCTGCGGCAGCGGCTGGAGGCCCTGGAGCGGCTCCGCGTGCTGctgcgggaggaggaggtggccgAGCTTCGGCAGCTCCAGGAGGCTACGGAGAAG AGATGGAGCCAGCGTCTGCGTCTCCACTCTGTCGCCTCCCCGTCCCCCAGCACTGCGCCCGGCCTCCGGCAGCACGGCCCTGGGTCCCTGGGGCTCCTGCAGCACGTCCAGCGctgtctgcaggagctgcaggtggaTAAGACACGCCGCCTGGGCAGCCTGGAGCACCCCGAAGTCCTGAGAGGAGAGCTGAGCACTGCAGCAAGCAAGGAGGAATGGGGACAGCCTGGGACAAGGGACTCGCCCTCCACCGCAGCCTCACCCAAGCAAGAG AGGTTCCTGGTACCAGGTGCCCCAcgccccagcaggagcagcaggaggaaacacGACTGCAGGAGGAGTCCTCTCCTGTGA
- the LOC118174881 gene encoding uncharacterized protein LOC118174881 isoform X7 — protein MSTLSLRGLRSAELRCGSPEGTSKHQHRGALALTHPQRQGTGAPSRACDTSPNASDISRMAGEEDDALSFPTEDDGDGQDASLSVGPGCPWWDTSPWPTRRESLESLGVRISRLSQISAGTAQGGPCLAPSDGDTGHPWRPPGSSASRSRARTRGHPRSKPTETRHQQPAAVRGWQGGDGALTVEKEGGGSRQWGARCSSHRTEAAAGPSCRCSPHSKVLSFVSCPGGVTQPQWQRGRLAAVLSHKLVSLRRALRRSQERTPELGAGARGTRREGERGSRGSQRGCDGGTGQARRATLALRDEKLELQERLHELQNRTRSLLRQRLEALERLRVLLREEEVAELRQLQEATEKRWSQRLRLHSVASPSPSTAPGLRQHGPGSLGLLQHVQRCLQELQVDKTRRLGSLEHPEVLRGELSTAASKEEWGQPGTRDSPSTAASPKQERFLVPGAPRPSRSSRRKHDCRRSPLL, from the exons ATGAGCACGCTGAGCCTTCGAGGGCTGCGCAGCGCGGAGCTGAGGTGCGGGAGTCCGGAGGGGACGTCGAAGCACCAACACCGGGGTGCTCTGGCCCTGACCCACCCGCAGCGCCAGGGCACTGGGGCACCCAGCAGAGCCTGCGACACCTCTCCCAATGCCTCTGACATCTCCAGGATGGCCG GGGAGGAGGACGATGCCCTCTCTTTCCCTACCGAGGACGATGGCGATGGGCAGGATGCGTCCCTCTCCGTGGGACCAGGCTGTCCGTGGTGGGACACGTCCCCATGGCCGACGAGGAGGGAGAGCCTGGAGTCCCTGGGAGTGAGGATTTCCAGGCTGAGCCAGATCAGTGCTGGGACAGCCCAGGGGGGTCCCTGCCTGGCCCCCTCTGATGGGGACACGGGGCATCCCTGGAGACCCCCAGGCAGCTcggccagcaggagcagggccaggaCCAGGGGACACCCCAGGAGCAAGCCCACGGAGACCAGAcatcagcagccagcagctgtccGGGGGTGGCAAGGAGGGGACGGCGCCCTCAcagtggagaaggaaggaggtggcagcaggcagTGGGGAGCTCGCTGCTCGTCTCACC GTACCGAGGCAGCAGCGGGACCCTCCTGCAGATGCAGCCCCCACTCCAAGGTGCTGAGCTTCGTGTCCTGCCCAGGCGGGGTGACCCAGCCCCAGTGGCAGCGCGGGAGGCTGGCAGCCGTCCTGTCCCACAAG CTGGTGTCACTGCGCCGGGCCCTGCGGAGGAGCCAGGAGAGGACaccagagctgggagctggtgctCGGGGGACCCggagagaaggggagagaggcag CAGGGGCTCTCAGAGAGGCTGTGatgggggcacggggcaggcaCGAAGGGCAACGTTGGCTCTGCGAGACGAGAaactggagctgcaggag aGGCTCCATGAGCTGCAGAATCGAACCCGCTCCCTCCTGCGGCAGCGGCTGGAGGCCCTGGAGCGGCTCCGCGTGCTGctgcgggaggaggaggtggccgAGCTTCGGCAGCTCCAGGAGGCTACGGAGAAG AGATGGAGCCAGCGTCTGCGTCTCCACTCTGTCGCCTCCCCGTCCCCCAGCACTGCGCCCGGCCTCCGGCAGCACGGCCCTGGGTCCCTGGGGCTCCTGCAGCACGTCCAGCGctgtctgcaggagctgcaggtggaTAAGACACGCCGCCTGGGCAGCCTGGAGCACCCCGAAGTCCTGAGAGGAGAGCTGAGCACTGCAGCAAGCAAGGAGGAATGGGGACAGCCTGGGACAAGGGACTCGCCCTCCACCGCAGCCTCACCCAAGCAAGAG AGGTTCCTGGTACCAGGTGCCCCAcgccccagcaggagcagcaggaggaaacacGACTGCAGGAGGAGTCCTCTCCTGTGA
- the LOC118174881 gene encoding uncharacterized protein LOC118174881 isoform X2, producing the protein MSTLSLRGLRSAELRCGSPEGTSKHQHRGALALTHPQRQGTGAPSRACDTSPNASDISRMAEPAGRGSWRQRRGDGSSSSSVCTEDLAAAFWEGMVEPAVFSEGEEDDALSFPTEDDGDGQDASLSVGPGCPWWDTSPWPTRRESLESLGVRISRLSQISAGTAQGGPCLAPSDGDTGHPWRPPGSSASRSRARTRGHPRSKPTETRHQQPAAVRGWQGGDGALTVEKEGGGSRQWGARCSSHRTEAAAGPSCRCSPHSKVLSFVSCPGGVTQPQWQRGRLAAVLSHKLVSLRRALRRSQERTPELGAGARGTRREGERGRGSQRGCDGGTGQARRATLALRDEKLELQERLHELQNRTRSLLRQRLEALERLRVLLREEEVAELRQLQEATEKRWSQRLRLHSVASPSPSTAPGLRQHGPGSLGLLQHVQRCLQELQVDKTRRLGSLEHPEVLRGELSTAASKEEWGQPGTRDSPSTAASPKQERFLVPGAPRPSRSSRRKHDCRRSPLL; encoded by the exons ATGAGCACGCTGAGCCTTCGAGGGCTGCGCAGCGCGGAGCTGAGGTGCGGGAGTCCGGAGGGGACGTCGAAGCACCAACACCGGGGTGCTCTGGCCCTGACCCACCCGCAGCGCCAGGGCACTGGGGCACCCAGCAGAGCCTGCGACACCTCTCCCAATGCCTCTGACATCTCCAGGATGGCCG AGCCGGCGGGACGTGGCTCCTGGAGGCAGCGTCGGGGCGAcgggagcagctccagctctgtctGCACCGAGGACTTGGCTGCCGCATTCTGGGAGGGCATGGTGGAGCCTGCAGTGTTCTCCGAGGGGGAGGAGGACGATGCCCTCTCTTTCCCTACCGAGGACGATGGCGATGGGCAGGATGCGTCCCTCTCCGTGGGACCAGGCTGTCCGTGGTGGGACACGTCCCCATGGCCGACGAGGAGGGAGAGCCTGGAGTCCCTGGGAGTGAGGATTTCCAGGCTGAGCCAGATCAGTGCTGGGACAGCCCAGGGGGGTCCCTGCCTGGCCCCCTCTGATGGGGACACGGGGCATCCCTGGAGACCCCCAGGCAGCTcggccagcaggagcagggccaggaCCAGGGGACACCCCAGGAGCAAGCCCACGGAGACCAGAcatcagcagccagcagctgtccGGGGGTGGCAAGGAGGGGACGGCGCCCTCAcagtggagaaggaaggaggtggcagcaggcagTGGGGAGCTCGCTGCTCGTCTCACC GTACCGAGGCAGCAGCGGGACCCTCCTGCAGATGCAGCCCCCACTCCAAGGTGCTGAGCTTCGTGTCCTGCCCAGGCGGGGTGACCCAGCCCCAGTGGCAGCGCGGGAGGCTGGCAGCCGTCCTGTCCCACAAG CTGGTGTCACTGCGCCGGGCCCTGCGGAGGAGCCAGGAGAGGACaccagagctgggagctggtgctCGGGGGACCCggagagaaggggagagaggcag GGGCTCTCAGAGAGGCTGTGatgggggcacggggcaggcaCGAAGGGCAACGTTGGCTCTGCGAGACGAGAaactggagctgcaggag aGGCTCCATGAGCTGCAGAATCGAACCCGCTCCCTCCTGCGGCAGCGGCTGGAGGCCCTGGAGCGGCTCCGCGTGCTGctgcgggaggaggaggtggccgAGCTTCGGCAGCTCCAGGAGGCTACGGAGAAG AGATGGAGCCAGCGTCTGCGTCTCCACTCTGTCGCCTCCCCGTCCCCCAGCACTGCGCCCGGCCTCCGGCAGCACGGCCCTGGGTCCCTGGGGCTCCTGCAGCACGTCCAGCGctgtctgcaggagctgcaggtggaTAAGACACGCCGCCTGGGCAGCCTGGAGCACCCCGAAGTCCTGAGAGGAGAGCTGAGCACTGCAGCAAGCAAGGAGGAATGGGGACAGCCTGGGACAAGGGACTCGCCCTCCACCGCAGCCTCACCCAAGCAAGAG AGGTTCCTGGTACCAGGTGCCCCAcgccccagcaggagcagcaggaggaaacacGACTGCAGGAGGAGTCCTCTCCTGTGA
- the LOC118174881 gene encoding uncharacterized protein LOC118174881 isoform X1 — protein sequence MSTLSLRGLRSAELRCGSPEGTSKHQHRGALALTHPQRQGTGAPSRACDTSPNASDISRMAEPAGRGSWRQRRGDGSSSSSVCTEDLAAAFWEGMVEPAVFSEGEEDDALSFPTEDDGDGQDASLSVGPGCPWWDTSPWPTRRESLESLGVRISRLSQISAGTAQGGPCLAPSDGDTGHPWRPPGSSASRSRARTRGHPRSKPTETRHQQPAAVRGWQGGDGALTVEKEGGGSRQWGARCSSHRTEAAAGPSCRCSPHSKVLSFVSCPGGVTQPQWQRGRLAAVLSHKLVSLRRALRRSQERTPELGAGARGTRREGERGSRGSQRGCDGGTGQARRATLALRDEKLELQERLHELQNRTRSLLRQRLEALERLRVLLREEEVAELRQLQEATEKRWSQRLRLHSVASPSPSTAPGLRQHGPGSLGLLQHVQRCLQELQVDKTRRLGSLEHPEVLRGELSTAASKEEWGQPGTRDSPSTAASPKQERFLVPGAPRPSRSSRRKHDCRRSPLL from the exons ATGAGCACGCTGAGCCTTCGAGGGCTGCGCAGCGCGGAGCTGAGGTGCGGGAGTCCGGAGGGGACGTCGAAGCACCAACACCGGGGTGCTCTGGCCCTGACCCACCCGCAGCGCCAGGGCACTGGGGCACCCAGCAGAGCCTGCGACACCTCTCCCAATGCCTCTGACATCTCCAGGATGGCCG AGCCGGCGGGACGTGGCTCCTGGAGGCAGCGTCGGGGCGAcgggagcagctccagctctgtctGCACCGAGGACTTGGCTGCCGCATTCTGGGAGGGCATGGTGGAGCCTGCAGTGTTCTCCGAGGGGGAGGAGGACGATGCCCTCTCTTTCCCTACCGAGGACGATGGCGATGGGCAGGATGCGTCCCTCTCCGTGGGACCAGGCTGTCCGTGGTGGGACACGTCCCCATGGCCGACGAGGAGGGAGAGCCTGGAGTCCCTGGGAGTGAGGATTTCCAGGCTGAGCCAGATCAGTGCTGGGACAGCCCAGGGGGGTCCCTGCCTGGCCCCCTCTGATGGGGACACGGGGCATCCCTGGAGACCCCCAGGCAGCTcggccagcaggagcagggccaggaCCAGGGGACACCCCAGGAGCAAGCCCACGGAGACCAGAcatcagcagccagcagctgtccGGGGGTGGCAAGGAGGGGACGGCGCCCTCAcagtggagaaggaaggaggtggcagcaggcagTGGGGAGCTCGCTGCTCGTCTCACC GTACCGAGGCAGCAGCGGGACCCTCCTGCAGATGCAGCCCCCACTCCAAGGTGCTGAGCTTCGTGTCCTGCCCAGGCGGGGTGACCCAGCCCCAGTGGCAGCGCGGGAGGCTGGCAGCCGTCCTGTCCCACAAG CTGGTGTCACTGCGCCGGGCCCTGCGGAGGAGCCAGGAGAGGACaccagagctgggagctggtgctCGGGGGACCCggagagaaggggagagaggcag CAGGGGCTCTCAGAGAGGCTGTGatgggggcacggggcaggcaCGAAGGGCAACGTTGGCTCTGCGAGACGAGAaactggagctgcaggag aGGCTCCATGAGCTGCAGAATCGAACCCGCTCCCTCCTGCGGCAGCGGCTGGAGGCCCTGGAGCGGCTCCGCGTGCTGctgcgggaggaggaggtggccgAGCTTCGGCAGCTCCAGGAGGCTACGGAGAAG AGATGGAGCCAGCGTCTGCGTCTCCACTCTGTCGCCTCCCCGTCCCCCAGCACTGCGCCCGGCCTCCGGCAGCACGGCCCTGGGTCCCTGGGGCTCCTGCAGCACGTCCAGCGctgtctgcaggagctgcaggtggaTAAGACACGCCGCCTGGGCAGCCTGGAGCACCCCGAAGTCCTGAGAGGAGAGCTGAGCACTGCAGCAAGCAAGGAGGAATGGGGACAGCCTGGGACAAGGGACTCGCCCTCCACCGCAGCCTCACCCAAGCAAGAG AGGTTCCTGGTACCAGGTGCCCCAcgccccagcaggagcagcaggaggaaacacGACTGCAGGAGGAGTCCTCTCCTGTGA
- the LOC118174881 gene encoding uncharacterized protein LOC118174881 isoform X6, with product MSTLSLRGLRSAELRCGSPEGTSKHQHRGALALTHPQRQGTGAPSRACDTSPNASDISRMAEPAGRGSWRQRRGDGSSSSSVCTEDLAAAFWEGMVEPAVFSEGEEDDALSFPTEDDGDGQDASLSVGPGCPWWDTSPWPTRRESLESLGVRISRLSQISAGTAQGGPCLAPSDGDTGHPWRPPGSSASRSRARTRGHPRSKPTETRHQQPAAVRGWQGGDGALTVEKEGGGSRQWGARCSSHRTEAAAGPSCRCSPHSKVLSFVSCPGGVTQPQWQRGRLAAVLSHKLVSLRRALRRSQERTPELGAGARGTRREGERGRAGWALLAWTRDQLDLEKRLHELQNRTRSLLRQRLEALERLRVLLREEEVAELRQLQEATEKRWSQRLRLHSVASPSPSTAPGLRQHGPGSLGLLQHVQRCLQELQVDKTRRLGSLEHPEVLRGELSTAASKEEWGQPGTRDSPSTAASPKQERFLVPGAPRPSRSSRRKHDCRRSPLL from the exons ATGAGCACGCTGAGCCTTCGAGGGCTGCGCAGCGCGGAGCTGAGGTGCGGGAGTCCGGAGGGGACGTCGAAGCACCAACACCGGGGTGCTCTGGCCCTGACCCACCCGCAGCGCCAGGGCACTGGGGCACCCAGCAGAGCCTGCGACACCTCTCCCAATGCCTCTGACATCTCCAGGATGGCCG AGCCGGCGGGACGTGGCTCCTGGAGGCAGCGTCGGGGCGAcgggagcagctccagctctgtctGCACCGAGGACTTGGCTGCCGCATTCTGGGAGGGCATGGTGGAGCCTGCAGTGTTCTCCGAGGGGGAGGAGGACGATGCCCTCTCTTTCCCTACCGAGGACGATGGCGATGGGCAGGATGCGTCCCTCTCCGTGGGACCAGGCTGTCCGTGGTGGGACACGTCCCCATGGCCGACGAGGAGGGAGAGCCTGGAGTCCCTGGGAGTGAGGATTTCCAGGCTGAGCCAGATCAGTGCTGGGACAGCCCAGGGGGGTCCCTGCCTGGCCCCCTCTGATGGGGACACGGGGCATCCCTGGAGACCCCCAGGCAGCTcggccagcaggagcagggccaggaCCAGGGGACACCCCAGGAGCAAGCCCACGGAGACCAGAcatcagcagccagcagctgtccGGGGGTGGCAAGGAGGGGACGGCGCCCTCAcagtggagaaggaaggaggtggcagcaggcagTGGGGAGCTCGCTGCTCGTCTCACC GTACCGAGGCAGCAGCGGGACCCTCCTGCAGATGCAGCCCCCACTCCAAGGTGCTGAGCTTCGTGTCCTGCCCAGGCGGGGTGACCCAGCCCCAGTGGCAGCGCGGGAGGCTGGCAGCCGTCCTGTCCCACAAG CTGGTGTCACTGCGCCGGGCCCTGCGGAGGAGCCAGGAGAGGACaccagagctgggagctggtgctCGGGGGACCCggagagaaggggagagaggcag ggctggctgggcgCTGCTGGCATGGACACGGGACCAGTTGGACCTGGAAAAG aGGCTCCATGAGCTGCAGAATCGAACCCGCTCCCTCCTGCGGCAGCGGCTGGAGGCCCTGGAGCGGCTCCGCGTGCTGctgcgggaggaggaggtggccgAGCTTCGGCAGCTCCAGGAGGCTACGGAGAAG AGATGGAGCCAGCGTCTGCGTCTCCACTCTGTCGCCTCCCCGTCCCCCAGCACTGCGCCCGGCCTCCGGCAGCACGGCCCTGGGTCCCTGGGGCTCCTGCAGCACGTCCAGCGctgtctgcaggagctgcaggtggaTAAGACACGCCGCCTGGGCAGCCTGGAGCACCCCGAAGTCCTGAGAGGAGAGCTGAGCACTGCAGCAAGCAAGGAGGAATGGGGACAGCCTGGGACAAGGGACTCGCCCTCCACCGCAGCCTCACCCAAGCAAGAG AGGTTCCTGGTACCAGGTGCCCCAcgccccagcaggagcagcaggaggaaacacGACTGCAGGAGGAGTCCTCTCCTGTGA
- the LOC118174881 gene encoding uncharacterized protein LOC118174881 isoform X4 — MSTLSLRGLRSAELRCGSPEGTSKHQHRGALALTHPQRQGTGAPSRACDTSPNASDISRMAEPAGRGSWRQRRGDGSSSSSVCTEDLAAAFWEGMVEPAVFSEGEEDDALSFPTEDDGDGQDASLSVGPGCPWWDTSPWPTRRESLESLGVRISRLSQISAGTAQGGPCLAPSDGDTGHPWRPPGSSASRSRARTRGHPRSKPTETRHQQPAAVRGWQGGDGALTVEKEGGGSRQWGARCSSHRTEAAAGPSCRCSPHSKVLSFVSCPGGVTQPQWQRGRLAAVLSHKLVSLRRALRRSQERTPELGAGARGTRREGERGRAGWALLAWTRDQLDLEKVVGTPSWRLHELQNRTRSLLRQRLEALERLRVLLREEEVAELRQLQEATEKRWSQRLRLHSVASPSPSTAPGLRQHGPGSLGLLQHVQRCLQELQVDKTRRLGSLEHPEVLRGELSTAASKEEWGQPGTRDSPSTAASPKQERFLVPGAPRPSRSSRRKHDCRRSPLL, encoded by the exons ATGAGCACGCTGAGCCTTCGAGGGCTGCGCAGCGCGGAGCTGAGGTGCGGGAGTCCGGAGGGGACGTCGAAGCACCAACACCGGGGTGCTCTGGCCCTGACCCACCCGCAGCGCCAGGGCACTGGGGCACCCAGCAGAGCCTGCGACACCTCTCCCAATGCCTCTGACATCTCCAGGATGGCCG AGCCGGCGGGACGTGGCTCCTGGAGGCAGCGTCGGGGCGAcgggagcagctccagctctgtctGCACCGAGGACTTGGCTGCCGCATTCTGGGAGGGCATGGTGGAGCCTGCAGTGTTCTCCGAGGGGGAGGAGGACGATGCCCTCTCTTTCCCTACCGAGGACGATGGCGATGGGCAGGATGCGTCCCTCTCCGTGGGACCAGGCTGTCCGTGGTGGGACACGTCCCCATGGCCGACGAGGAGGGAGAGCCTGGAGTCCCTGGGAGTGAGGATTTCCAGGCTGAGCCAGATCAGTGCTGGGACAGCCCAGGGGGGTCCCTGCCTGGCCCCCTCTGATGGGGACACGGGGCATCCCTGGAGACCCCCAGGCAGCTcggccagcaggagcagggccaggaCCAGGGGACACCCCAGGAGCAAGCCCACGGAGACCAGAcatcagcagccagcagctgtccGGGGGTGGCAAGGAGGGGACGGCGCCCTCAcagtggagaaggaaggaggtggcagcaggcagTGGGGAGCTCGCTGCTCGTCTCACC GTACCGAGGCAGCAGCGGGACCCTCCTGCAGATGCAGCCCCCACTCCAAGGTGCTGAGCTTCGTGTCCTGCCCAGGCGGGGTGACCCAGCCCCAGTGGCAGCGCGGGAGGCTGGCAGCCGTCCTGTCCCACAAG CTGGTGTCACTGCGCCGGGCCCTGCGGAGGAGCCAGGAGAGGACaccagagctgggagctggtgctCGGGGGACCCggagagaaggggagagaggcag ggctggctgggcgCTGCTGGCATGGACACGGGACCAGTTGGACCTGGAAAAGGTGGTGGGCACCCCAAGTTGG aGGCTCCATGAGCTGCAGAATCGAACCCGCTCCCTCCTGCGGCAGCGGCTGGAGGCCCTGGAGCGGCTCCGCGTGCTGctgcgggaggaggaggtggccgAGCTTCGGCAGCTCCAGGAGGCTACGGAGAAG AGATGGAGCCAGCGTCTGCGTCTCCACTCTGTCGCCTCCCCGTCCCCCAGCACTGCGCCCGGCCTCCGGCAGCACGGCCCTGGGTCCCTGGGGCTCCTGCAGCACGTCCAGCGctgtctgcaggagctgcaggtggaTAAGACACGCCGCCTGGGCAGCCTGGAGCACCCCGAAGTCCTGAGAGGAGAGCTGAGCACTGCAGCAAGCAAGGAGGAATGGGGACAGCCTGGGACAAGGGACTCGCCCTCCACCGCAGCCTCACCCAAGCAAGAG AGGTTCCTGGTACCAGGTGCCCCAcgccccagcaggagcagcaggaggaaacacGACTGCAGGAGGAGTCCTCTCCTGTGA
- the LOC118174881 gene encoding uncharacterized protein LOC118174881 isoform X5, which translates to MSTLSLRGLRSAELRCGSPEGTSKHQHRGALALTHPQRQGTGAPSRACDTSPNASDISRMAEPAGRGSWRQRRGDGSSSSSVCTEDLAAAFWEGMVEPAVFSEGEEDDALSFPTEDDGDGQDASLSVGPGCPWWDTSPWPTRRESLESLGVRISRLSQISAGTAQGGPCLAPSDGDTGHPWRPPGSSASRSRARTRGHPRSKPTETRHQQPAAVRGWQGGDGALTVEKEGGGSRQWGARCSSHRTEAAAGPSCRCSPHSKVLSFVSCPGGVTQPQWQRGRLAAVLSHKLVSLRRALRRSQERTPELGAGARGTRREGERGSRAGWALLAWTRDQLDLEKRLHELQNRTRSLLRQRLEALERLRVLLREEEVAELRQLQEATEKRWSQRLRLHSVASPSPSTAPGLRQHGPGSLGLLQHVQRCLQELQVDKTRRLGSLEHPEVLRGELSTAASKEEWGQPGTRDSPSTAASPKQERFLVPGAPRPSRSSRRKHDCRRSPLL; encoded by the exons ATGAGCACGCTGAGCCTTCGAGGGCTGCGCAGCGCGGAGCTGAGGTGCGGGAGTCCGGAGGGGACGTCGAAGCACCAACACCGGGGTGCTCTGGCCCTGACCCACCCGCAGCGCCAGGGCACTGGGGCACCCAGCAGAGCCTGCGACACCTCTCCCAATGCCTCTGACATCTCCAGGATGGCCG AGCCGGCGGGACGTGGCTCCTGGAGGCAGCGTCGGGGCGAcgggagcagctccagctctgtctGCACCGAGGACTTGGCTGCCGCATTCTGGGAGGGCATGGTGGAGCCTGCAGTGTTCTCCGAGGGGGAGGAGGACGATGCCCTCTCTTTCCCTACCGAGGACGATGGCGATGGGCAGGATGCGTCCCTCTCCGTGGGACCAGGCTGTCCGTGGTGGGACACGTCCCCATGGCCGACGAGGAGGGAGAGCCTGGAGTCCCTGGGAGTGAGGATTTCCAGGCTGAGCCAGATCAGTGCTGGGACAGCCCAGGGGGGTCCCTGCCTGGCCCCCTCTGATGGGGACACGGGGCATCCCTGGAGACCCCCAGGCAGCTcggccagcaggagcagggccaggaCCAGGGGACACCCCAGGAGCAAGCCCACGGAGACCAGAcatcagcagccagcagctgtccGGGGGTGGCAAGGAGGGGACGGCGCCCTCAcagtggagaaggaaggaggtggcagcaggcagTGGGGAGCTCGCTGCTCGTCTCACC GTACCGAGGCAGCAGCGGGACCCTCCTGCAGATGCAGCCCCCACTCCAAGGTGCTGAGCTTCGTGTCCTGCCCAGGCGGGGTGACCCAGCCCCAGTGGCAGCGCGGGAGGCTGGCAGCCGTCCTGTCCCACAAG CTGGTGTCACTGCGCCGGGCCCTGCGGAGGAGCCAGGAGAGGACaccagagctgggagctggtgctCGGGGGACCCggagagaaggggagagaggcag cagggctggctgggcgCTGCTGGCATGGACACGGGACCAGTTGGACCTGGAAAAG aGGCTCCATGAGCTGCAGAATCGAACCCGCTCCCTCCTGCGGCAGCGGCTGGAGGCCCTGGAGCGGCTCCGCGTGCTGctgcgggaggaggaggtggccgAGCTTCGGCAGCTCCAGGAGGCTACGGAGAAG AGATGGAGCCAGCGTCTGCGTCTCCACTCTGTCGCCTCCCCGTCCCCCAGCACTGCGCCCGGCCTCCGGCAGCACGGCCCTGGGTCCCTGGGGCTCCTGCAGCACGTCCAGCGctgtctgcaggagctgcaggtggaTAAGACACGCCGCCTGGGCAGCCTGGAGCACCCCGAAGTCCTGAGAGGAGAGCTGAGCACTGCAGCAAGCAAGGAGGAATGGGGACAGCCTGGGACAAGGGACTCGCCCTCCACCGCAGCCTCACCCAAGCAAGAG AGGTTCCTGGTACCAGGTGCCCCAcgccccagcaggagcagcaggaggaaacacGACTGCAGGAGGAGTCCTCTCCTGTGA